Genomic segment of Corticium candelabrum chromosome 16, ooCorCand1.1, whole genome shotgun sequence:
AAGAATTTGTTATCATTCTGTCAGTCGTTGGAAGTATTCTGAACATTATATCATGTTCAATAGTCTTACTCACATATGCCTGCTTCAAATCACTTCGAACTCTTCCTGGATTCAATTTGATCAACCTTGTCACAGCCATCTTGCTCTCTCATTTGGTTTTAATCACAGGAGCAGGCCACGTCAATGATATTCAAGTCTGTACAGCTGTGGCCTTCTTCTTACATTTTTTCTTCTTTAGCACCTTCACGTGGTCAAGTGTAGCAGCGTTTGACATCCTCCGGACATTTGTGATTGACAAGGCAAAAAGCCATCTGAGAACAGTGTCTATGAGACAGACCATTATGAAATATTGTGCATATGGCTGGGGGCTCCCTCTTCTCGTATGTACAACATGCCTACTACTTGACAAGGTCTCAACCATTAATATCAGTTATGGCAACAAGTCCATGTGCTGGATTACCAATGCAAACGCTCTAATTGTTGTCTTCATAGTTCCAGTCTCTTTGATCATTCTTTTCAactctgttgtgtttgttgtatcaGCACGAGCTATACATATTGGTTTAAAGCATTCTGCAACACTGCATGCACTGAAAGGACAAAGTcaacgaagaagaagaagtaGCATATCACTGCAACCAGAAACAGCTAAAAAACTGAAAAAAGAAGTCACTGCATTGTTCAGTATTTTCTCTCTTCTCAGTCTTACATGGGTGTTTGCTCTCATAGCAGCATCAAAGAAGACCAGCTTCTTTTGGTACCCATTTATGGTGTTCACTTCACTGCAAGGAGTCTTCCTCCTTATCAGCTATGTTCTGAAGAAACAAGTAAGACAAGAATATAAAAGGGCAATCATCAAGATAGTGAAACGAATGGATGAGACAAGCCGCTCTTCAACAAATGACAAGCGCACAAGTTCAACAAAACTATAGCACACACGTACATTATACCAGTACTAGATATTAACTGTAAACATGTAACGTTCCAGCTAGCATTTTGgttgtacatgcacatgtaggTGTACACTTATGTTTTGCCGCAAAAACACCTACAGAACCTCAACTTGTAGTAAGTTGCATTCTGTTTTGCCTTTTATAATCATCACACCAGGTGACTAAACAAATAATTCTTTGTGACTTTAGATACAGCAAACAAGAATACTTGTATCGAAATATAATGTGGTGGTATGCTTTCTTGACACATCAACAATTGTTTTGAAAAGTAAGCATGCTGCTTTCAAAGGGCACCTCTATACAacctcacatttccctaattTATCAGCTGCAGTACTTGTATCACACAGTCACTTTCCTTAACAGTTTAGAGAAGGCAGAGAGGTACTAAATGCTACATCACAAATTTAATTACAACATCAAGCAAACTACAACTGTAATTAAATTTTAAGTATTCATTCATACTAGAGATGGAATACATATGCAGATTACCATTAATGTCATGCTGGTGCTTGCTCAAATCAACAaactgaattcacaacaaATATTGCAGTTTGATGCAAAACACACTTGAAATTATGATCTTACATTGCCTTTTTATATTCCCTATAAAAGAGATAAACCAGTATACCACACATGACATGCTCAACAAACTGAAACAAGACACATTCACACTCACCTTTAATtagaaacaaacaataatttcTATACGACAAAAAACATTTCATTGTGTCAATCATTCATCAACCTCTGGTCTATTCACTGCCATTGTTGACGTCTTTCTTACTTGTTTTAACACAACTATGCAAGCAGGTAGAATTCCAAGCACAACAGGATAATTTTCAGTTACACAAAACTCCAAGCATGATCCATCTCCTCTAATACAAGTACATTTATTAAAGCCTTGCAAGAGGATCTCAATGTTTGCAGTCGATGTCAGAAGCACAAGTGTTCCCTCGCTCTTTAGAACCCTACGTTCAACAAATAAACTTTTACTACATAACCATCACCAAATACATAATGAAACCAACCTGTTCACTTCCTTGGCAAACAATGTGTACAGCTTATTGATCGTTTCTGGTATGCCATGTTGCTGACCAAATGGCAAGTCACAAATAACAACATCAACAGAGTCATTTACAACTGGTAAATCTGTAAGAAAGTTATCTAAGTAGTTACAGCTACCATGAGCAGTAACAGGTGTAGCGTCAATACGTGTGGCATTTGCTTCCATAAGAAAGACATTGTGAGGTGATGCTTCCTTGACATTGTCAACTGCTCGAAACAATTGGCTGTCACTCAAATCACAACCGACATAAACAGCATCCTAGATGTTCAACGCACAATAAAGAACAATACCATAAAATCATCCACTGACTGTGTGTTCTAGTACAGTAGTGTACATTCAATCGAATATGCTATTTCATTAAACAAAATAGAAATCTCCCACCTTCCACTCTCTTGCTGATTCTATCAATAATATCCCACTGCCACACATTGGATCCATGACTACATCACCTGGCTGTCCAGATCATACAGCATTAGATGAGGAAAGCAAACAGCACGCTCAGAACACACCTTAATGTTTGCAAGCCTACCAATAGCCCATGCAACAGTACATCTTAAACCAAATGTCTTCAGATAAGATCGACTGGACAAGGGCACTCTACAAAGACACCACACCACCTATTAGTCTGTTCAATAGTTGCACGTCAAGAAGCAAATTGTACATTTAGACAAAATGTACagatagcaaacaaacaaacatattgCTACTAAAATTAACAATTATAGAAGCAGCATACAGTCAAAATAGTACATAGTGTGTAGccataaaaacaacaaaacgtAACAACACATTACATAAATTTAGCTGACACAGGCAGTCTACAATATTGTCACTCAGTGACTTGCAACAGCTCAGCTAGTATCCTACTTCTGCATACAATGTATAGTGCTAATCAGCCATAACCGTTAATTGTAAGAGACTAATATTTTACCATTGCAACATGTTTTGACAATTGCATCAATCTATAAAATATGATTGCTTGCATGCTTTACCTTGTAGTAGGTATAGCAGCAATAATGAGATCATCAttcacatgaacacacacctGGTAAAAAGTCATCCATAAATCATAATACATTTGGTGACACCCAGCGAATCCCTACTTCAACATCTGGTGACTTCAAGTTCACTTTCCATGACATTAACAATCCTAAACGATAACCAACAGCTTTGGCAAGTTCCTGAAATCGAACGCAAACATTCATCATACTATGACACAATAGAGCCGAATCATAGACACTTGCCTGACATGACAGTTGCCTTCCCAACCTTCCAGCACATTTACACGATACTCGAAACGACACCTGATCAACAGGCACAAAAGTAGAGATTGCGGAAGGACTATACATCCCTTCTGGTTTCATTCGTTTTGCTGCTGGAGACCCATGTTGAGTGATTTCCTGCTCCACTATTGAACCATCCCACAGTCTTTGAAATTCTCTCCATTTAGTAACAGCGTGTCTCCACATACAGACATCATCTGTTACTATGGTGTTTACCAAAGACGACAACAAAGAAGACCCTAAACATCCACAATTACAGCAGATTGatctacacacatacatgtacagtacgtaTGTCTGTCAAAATGTCAAGGAGATACATGCAAGCAAGAGCAAAGTACTACACGAATATTTACTCCACCATAAACTAGGCTAGTCTCGCTAGTGGCTAGCAGAACTAaaacatgcacaagcacaccATAAATACAGAACTAAACAAACTATCAATACAACCCATCATTATAACTGCCCGCCATTTCCAACTCAATACTCTAGAGAGAGTGCAACACTTTACCTATCTATAATTAATCAAAAGCACTTAGTGGTTAGCACGTAGCCTAAGAACTATAGCAACAGCTTTGTAGTGTCTCAAATATGCATCATTGTAAAGCCTTAAAGTCATAATTCAAATAGATCACTGAATTACTTTTGCTCATGAGCTGAAGAAAATTGTGTGGGAGAAAAATTCGTGCGATTTTGTGCAATTGCAGCTCATCACACAATTAAATTTCACACAAGTTTTCccttgcgcatgctcagtacCAAAACATGTGCTAGCCTCGTGCCTAACGTGCACTGGATCATGACCCAAACAACACCAACCACACGACGTGTCAGCTAGTGCCTTTgctttgtaaatgtctatctTAAACTATTTCAAGCACAACTCTTCACAGGACAGAGGAGTGTTAGTGCCAGCTGTATCTACTACTGGCAGTCTATCCACCAGCAACATTGCAGTTGCCAAGAGGTAAACAGAGAGAACTTCTTATCGCATAAATCAATTCCACACTAATAGTGATGTCACATAAAATCGCACGACTTTATTCCCAcacaattttcttcttttagGATATTGTTGTTAGCTGCCACAAGTTTCAATGTCATCAAAACCAGAATTAACTAAACCATGGAAACCCAGCCACAACCATGCAGTCTCAACTACGCAACATTATTCCAATAAATGTAACTAGACGATCTCTAACTTTCACAGAAACTTCCAGTCATCACACAATGCATTGCAACATGATAATTTTACCCAACTGGTTTGTGCATGATTGCTTGCTGGAATTAAATAAATAGCTTTGCCTGATGTAGTTGTATACAACATGTGCCataaaaataaacacaaaatatttacaagaaaaatttaaataattcaATGGCAAATCATATTAAATCAGTGTTTACCTGCAAactttttttctttgttttgcatCATCGATGAGCTTTGCAAGGTAACTAGAACCATCAACCTCTCAGCAGATTTCACAGCAATAAGATGTTCTGGTGAGGCATTGCTACTGAAAGCAACTTTTCCTTGATATAACTTCACCTGCAATACAATAATGTAGTGTAGTAATCAAGAGAGTCTGAAATAGTAAAATGTCTGAAACAATTAACTTTCAACAAAAAAATTGTAGAATTTAGTAATACTCTAAATATGTCACAAAACGACATGCTCTTAGCAATGTTAATCACTCACTCTGTTcatacaatttaattaattaattaacatatttcatgtttaattaagttaattaatataaatgtgCAATAAATAGTTTTTCAAAACTTTTTTAAAGTGCTTTAAATAAAGCCGTATGTGCTTACATTGTAAGCATGGCACCGATCGATGACATCTTGTTTCACAAATTCTTCCATTCCACGACCTGCCGTACACAGAAAGCGTGCGTGCTCAGACATCCTAAACTGTGCATTCCCGTATGCCACTGTATCGTGTGGCTGGGACATCGAGGCTGCGCACCCTGCCGTGAgtccgttaattaattaataaataattagcaTTGGTAGTCAAATCATCTCGATCTTTCTATTATCATCATATATATCTAAACACTACAGATTTTGCAAGCAGATCGCGATCGACGTTGCATCTACAACGAGCTTCCGTCGTTTCTTCTGCAAACGTATCcagtatgtctatctgtgtcgGATCTAGATGTGCTCGTTGTTGTAGAACAATACGTTTCATTGTAGTCTGGTGCGTTTCCGATATGTCGACCCACTATAGAGTTTTTTTATCAATTAATTGCGTCATACATTGACGTTttagacttaattaatcagttgAAATAATGTAGGaggctgttgttgtttacgTTTGCACCAGGCGACGGTTGCGTCGCGGACACGGGTTAAGTGTAAAATGACTAGCCGCCGCATGACTTCGTTGTCGGACGCTAACGTTGTGACGTGTGATAGCTAATTAGGGCTAATCTTGATCGAGATCGAATACCATGAAAACACCAAGTTATACTATAGATTAGAATATGAAATATCGCCAAATCCAATGACAAGCCAGGGAATATAAGCGTAATTACAGAGAAAAACTGCGGAGTTGATCGCAAAGTATACAATTAACTACTAGTTTGCAATGCTAGAATCTTTTGTTACAAATTGGCGTAGATAGTATTCTAGAGCACTAGAAAAAGCCATGCTGGTCAACCGTCTAGTAGGCTCATCACACAGCAGCTCAGTAATCTCGATCACCCTCCGTATATGTCACTGCAGTACACTGCGTGTACCCATGATCACGAGCACTTGTGCATTATACTCATGCACTTAGACAATTGTGGCTATGTCGCAGCAAATTTCTAGCAAATGTTGGAGCAAATTATCGAGGTAACACGTCATGTATACGTAAAGATCCCTATTGTTTGCGGGGGTTTAGGTACTCATCTCACCACAACAAACACTTCAGTATCATTGTTGTAAAATTATGCAAAACGTGAAGATAAAGATCAGGTGTGTTCACACATTGTAGATAAACATTTCCACGTTGAGAATCACAAAGAGCCCATTCATCTAGCGCGCATGTAGAGTGAACATGGCGTTCTCTCACTGTCTCGTTctcttttcttctttcttctgtttgttggcGTTGCTATCGCCAGTGGCACCACACGATCATTCATGTGCAGATCGACCAACATGTGATGCTAGTAAAGCAATTTGTGAAAGCGACAACGAATGTAAAAAGCTGCTTGACGATTTTACTAGTGCTTGTCGACGAGCAATACATCACGGTCACCGCAAGCATTGTCACGAGAAATGTGCAAACGCGTTGGATAACCTTCTTGGTCATTCGCAAGGTGAAGCACTGGCAACGTGTAGCTGCGGGGGAGACAAGAACTGTGAAAATCAGCGTCACTATCTCAAGAAAGCTTGCACTCGCAGACACGGCGAGAGAAACTGCAGTGATGGGAAATGTAGCGATATCAGCTGTTTTGTTTCTTACAATGGTCATCACAGTCCTCCTCCCAAGAAAAATTGTTCAGTTGCAATAGCCCATTGTCTGTTAGACTCATGCTGTAGGAAAGCCTACTTGGAGTTTTATTACGGTACCGAATGTCGGCGAGTTCATCAAGGATATAGTAGCGAGCCCAGTTGCTCTGATGCTTGCGTGGAAAAGTTTGATTCATTAGCAATGTTACCACATGCAGATGATTTGTTCTCGTGTGATTGTGCTGACTTGGGAGAAGTCTGCATCAAACGGTATGAAAACTACGACAAATTTTGCGTTGACGGTCGTCTAAGATCTCTGAAACGAGGTGGAGATGAGGGCACCTTGCCAGCCAATCCATTCTGTGCTAATGCaaagtcatcatcatcagatgCCGTCACCTCAACATCCTCAACTCTGTGCAGCAAAGCATTAGCGAGATGTATCTGTGATGAACAGTGCGGTGTAGCCATGGACCAGTTCTTTGGTGAGTGTCATCACTCTCTAGTTTATATTGGTGATGGTCCACCTCCTGTTTGTCCATCGACGTGTAAGGAGAAAAGCGAAAAGCTTTTTAGGAATCCTTATGGTAAAGATTTGAAGTCATGTGACTGTGGTTCTGACACTAGTGACTGCTTCGCAAGTCTTCGAAAGAATATGGACAAATACTGCCAAAGTCCAACGCCCCAGATACCGGATTGTGCaactgcaagtgctggatgtGTAGAAGACCCCGAATGTAATCGGGTGTTGCGAGCCTATCTATTTGGAAATGAATGTAAAAACGTcctaacacacacagaggGAAGTAATAGCACAAAACCAATCTGCTCTTCCTCTTGTATTGAAAAAGAGCGAGAGCTAAGAAAACAGCCAAAGGCTAAACCAATGCTGTATTGTAACTGTGGTTCTGTAGGTCAACTTTGCTCAGCACAACGTAataatttcaacaaatactgCAATACCTGTCCTGAGGATTACACAGACCTGATTGGAGATGGAGCAATATCTAGCAAATTAGAACAAATCAATGACTGTGGTTTAGCACTGAATGTTTGCATTGCAAATGAAATCTGCTCAAAAGCGTACACTGCCTTCTACAGTGGTACAGCTTGTCGAAGTGTTCTGTTTCACACTGAAGGACAACCAGAACCAATTTGCACTGACGAATGCATTGCTTTAGAAAAAGCACTTCGCAAAATTCCTGAAGCAAGGTCACTGGTCACCGATTGTAAATGCAACATGTTGGGTGAGGCATGCAAACGTCCTCGAGAAAATTTCCAACGCTTCTGTCTAAAGGATTGTGCCCATGAACGAGCAGAATGCAAATTAGATCCCATTTGCAACACAATCTTCAACAACTTCCTGCATGGTACACCATGCAATAATGTTTTATATGCCAATGAAGACACGGCTGCCACTTGCTCAAATGAATGCAAAGCTCATGGAGAACGCGTATTCAATGTAAAAGCACATGACTTGTTAAAGTGTAAGTGTAACAAATTGGACCAATCCTGTtgttcaacaaaacaaaatttcttcaagcactGTAACATACCAGCTTCCACACCAGGCAGCCAAGACAGTTCTTGTTCTGCTACAATGCCTGACAcgtcatcaccatcatcaccACCTTTGTGTGCTCTTGCAATAAGCAAATGCCAAGCCAACACTGAGTGCAATCAGCTGCTTGATAATTTCCTTCATGGTGATGATTGCAAGAATGTACTTTACCACACAGGAGATGGAGATGATCCTATATGCTTTCCAAGCTGCCTGGTCAGACACGTAGAACTCATATCGCATCCAGTGGGAAAGGACTTGCTACAATGTGACTGCAGTAGTCTTGGTTCTGTCTGCTCTGCTCCATTCAAAAACTTGTATATGTTCTGTACTATTGTAGGCAGTGGTCAACAGATTAGTGGTGATTACTGTGAAGTCCATGCTCAACGCTGCTTGCAAAACTCTTCTTGTAGACTATTATTCAAAAAAGTGACTATTGGTTCAAATTGTTATGCCatcacaacacatgcacagtcAGGACAAACGACTCTTGTCGACTGTTCCGGATGTACTCCTGATCTAGATGAGTTGAAAAGTCATTCCCATGGAGTTGACATGTTTGGCTGTACCTGCTCATCACTAAACTGCAAGAGAGCACAAAGTGTATTCAA
This window contains:
- the LOC134192057 gene encoding uncharacterized protein LOC134192057 — translated: MAFSHCLVLFSSFFCLLALLSPVAPHDHSCADRPTCDASKAICESDNECKKLLDDFTSACRRAIHHGHRKHCHEKCANALDNLLGHSQGEALATCSCGGDKNCENQRHYLKKACTRRHGERNCSDGKCSDISCFVSYNGHHSPPPKKNCSVAIAHCLLDSCCRKAYLEFYYGTECRRVHQGYSSEPSCSDACVEKFDSLAMLPHADDLFSCDCADLGEVCIKRYENYDKFCVDGRLRSLKRGGDEGTLPANPFCANAKSSSSDAVTSTSSTLCSKALARCICDEQCGVAMDQFFGECHHSLVYIGDGPPPVCPSTCKEKSEKLFRNPYGKDLKSCDCGSDTSDCFASLRKNMDKYCQSPTPQIPDCATASAGCVEDPECNRVLRAYLFGNECKNVLTHTEGSNSTKPICSSSCIEKERELRKQPKAKPMLYCNCGSVGQLCSAQRNNFNKYCNTCPEDYTDLIGDGAISSKLEQINDCGLALNVCIANEICSKAYTAFYSGTACRSVLFHTEGQPEPICTDECIALEKALRKIPEARSLVTDCKCNMLGEACKRPRENFQRFCLKDCAHERAECKLDPICNTIFNNFLHGTPCNNVLYANEDTAATCSNECKAHGERVFNVKAHDLLKCKCNKLDQSCCSTKQNFFKHCNIPASTPGSQDSSCSATMPDTSSPSSPPLCALAISKCQANTECNQLLDNFLHGDDCKNVLYHTGDGDDPICFPSCLVRHVELISHPVGKDLLQCDCSSLGSVCSAPFKNLYMFCTIVGSGQQISGDYCEVHAQRCLQNSSCRLLFKKVTIGSNCYAITTHAQSGQTTLVDCSGCTPDLDELKSHSHGVDMFGCTCSSLNCKRAQSVFNQVCGLLPLCSDIRTACSKDAECQKLFDDFTRGPGSCYHILFPSDPSNILPNCTLACLLAHSRLLSHPTAKQMVSCNCGNNVATCSLPRSTFLKHCPVPDSTLYPTGVGADSKCEARVHRCLSQPSCSSRFAFDSIACDMVVNSTDAATIKPLCDRCILHMTRLAAEPDGLDINACPCETDICQHYQDKIRQHCLQRETQTEE
- the LOC134192036 gene encoding THUMP domain-containing protein 2-like isoform X2 → MSEHARFLCTAGRGMEEFVKQDVIDRCHAYNVKLYQGKVAFSSNASPEHLIAVKSAERLMVLVTLQSSSMMQNKEKKFAGSSLLSSLVNTIVTDDVCMWRHAVTKWREFQRLWDGSIVEQEITQHGSPAAKRMKPEGMYSPSAISTFVPVDQVSFRVSCKCAGRLGRQLSCQELAKAVGYRLGLLMSWKVNLKSPDVEVCVHVNDDLIIAAIPTTRVPLSSRSYLKTFGLRCTVAWAIGRLANIKPGDVVMDPMCGSGILLIESAREWKDAVYVGCDLSDSQLFRAVDNVKEASPHNVFLMEANATHLPVVNDSVDVVICDLPFGQQHGIPETINKLYTLFAKEVNRVLKSEGTLVLLTSTANIEILLQGFNKCTCIRGDGSCLEFCVTENYPVVLGILPACIVVLKQKLLFVSN
- the LOC134192036 gene encoding THUMP domain-containing protein 2-like isoform X1: MSEHARFLCTAGRGMEEFVKQDVIDRCHAYNVKLYQGKVAFSSNASPEHLIAVKSAERLMVLVTLQSSSMMQNKEKKFAGSSLLSSLVNTIVTDDVCMWRHAVTKWREFQRLWDGSIVEQEITQHGSPAAKRMKPEGMYSPSAISTFVPVDQVSFRVSCKCAGRLGRQLSCQELAKAVGYRLGLLMSWKVNLKSPDVEVCVHVNDDLIIAAIPTTRVPLSSRSYLKTFGLRCTVAWAIGRLANIKPGDVVMDPMCGSGILLIESAREWKDAVYVGCDLSDSQLFRAVDNVKEASPHNVFLMEANATHLPVVNDSVDVVICDLPFGQQHGIPETINKLYTLFAKEVNRVLKSEGTLVLLTSTANIEILLQGFNKCTCIRGDGSCLEFCVTENYPVVLGILPACIVVLKQVRKTSTMAVNRPEVDE